The following coding sequences lie in one Pontibacter sp. G13 genomic window:
- a CDS encoding carbohydrate binding domain-containing protein, producing MLKNILGLLALLALPFSMQAQTCSDNIAPGHGGFESPLNTIGWSLWDGGANASSMNITTAEAHHGDQSVHISVPGTNSYTDFHHRFTVFTIDEDSTYQLSFWVKSNASDSIQLQARVVRDTDWQTHWLEQMAIASGDWTQFAYTFTAYETWNVAFLEFKFTHHLASGSYEVWMDEVELCKIPGAITNIDGDLASGVRLYPNPVHNGRLSIELPASHPTEKLQLRDMQGRVLRTWHPKAQSPQVLDCTSIPNGIYLLEIISGNAIMRERVEIRG from the coding sequence ATGTTAAAAAATATTTTGGGGCTGCTAGCCCTGCTGGCATTGCCTTTTTCGATGCAAGCACAGACCTGCTCCGACAACATCGCTCCCGGACACGGCGGTTTCGAATCCCCTCTCAATACCATCGGCTGGTCGCTCTGGGACGGCGGCGCCAATGCTTCGTCCATGAACATCACCACTGCGGAGGCACATCATGGCGACCAAAGCGTGCATATTTCGGTACCGGGTACCAATTCCTACACCGATTTCCATCATCGATTCACGGTCTTCACGATCGACGAAGACAGCACCTACCAGTTGAGTTTCTGGGTCAAATCCAATGCCTCCGACAGCATACAGTTGCAAGCGCGCGTGGTTCGGGACACCGATTGGCAGACCCACTGGCTCGAGCAGATGGCCATTGCTTCGGGGGATTGGACACAATTTGCGTACACCTTCACCGCCTACGAGACGTGGAATGTCGCCTTTTTGGAATTCAAATTCACCCATCATCTCGCCAGCGGCAGTTATGAAGTGTGGATGGATGAAGTCGAGCTTTGCAAGATTCCCGGCGCAATCACGAATATCGATGGCGATTTGGCTTCCGGCGTTCGACTATATCCCAATCCCGTGCACAACGGTCGCCTGTCCATCGAGCTTCCGGCATCCCACCCGACGGAAAAACTCCAGCTTCGCGACATGCAAGGCCGCGTCCTCCGCACTTGGCATCCCAAGGCCCAGTCTCCTCAAGTCTTGGACTGCACAAGTATCCCAAATGGGATTTACCTGTTAGAAATTATTTCAGGCAATGCAATCATGCGAGAACGCGTGGAGATTCGAGGATAA